The nucleotide window CGGATCGAGGACGAACAGTTGGTCGACAGCGTGCTGGACGACGAGGCCGTCACGGCGGGCGCGGACGCGTCGGAGCCGGACTACGACAGCGGTGACGCCGGCGTCGGCGCCGAGACCGACGGCGGCTTCCAGTGAGATGGTGTTGTGGCTACTCCCGTTGGTGGGCGCCCTCGGGCTGCTCGTCCCGTTGGTGCTCGCGCAGTTCGACGACGACGTGGAGGTGTTCCTCACCCGCGTCGCGGTGACGTTCTTCGGGCAGTACGTCGCCCGGGAGAGCGACCGGAAACGGGACCAACAACGCCGGATGCGGGCGGCACACGTCGGCGACACCCACCGGTCGTTCGCCGCCCAGACGCTGTTGTTCGCGGCGGTGTTGGGGCTGGTCGGGAGCGTGCTCGGGGTGTACGTCATCGCCGGCGGGTTGTTCGCGCTCCAGGTCGGCGGCGAGGCCATCGCCGCCAGACTCCCCCCGGCGCTGTCGTTCGTCGGCGAGTTCGACACCGTCTCCGATCTGGGCGTCGTCCAACTGTTCCCGTTGCTGTTGGTGTCGTCGGCGACGTTCGGGACGTTGTTCGGCGCCGGCACCTACTACGGCCGGTGGCTCCTGGTGGACAACACGGCGTACGCTCGGGCGGGGAAGATCGAGGCCACCCTCCCGCGGACGGTGGCGTTCGTGTACGCCCTCTCGCGGTCCGGGATGGCGTTCCCGAAGGTGATGAACACGCTCGCCGACAACGAGGACGTGTACGGGGAGGCCGCCCGGGAGTTGGGGGTGGCCGTCAGGGAGATGGAGACGCTGGGGGCCGACCCCATCACGGCGATGGACCGGCTGTCCGAGCGCACTCCCTCGGACAACATGTCGGAGTTCGCGGGCAACCTCTCGTCCGTGTTGGGCAGTGGGCGCAACCTCTCGGAGTTTCTCCGCAACCAGTACCAGCGGTACCAGGACGAGGCGGAGTCACAACAGGAGCAGTACTTGGAGATCCTGTCGACGATGGCCGAGGCGTACGTGACGGTCCTGGTGGCCGGCCCGTTGTTCCTCATCACGATCCTGGTCGTGATCGGGCTCGTGCTCGGCCAGAACACGATGGTGGTGTTGCGGTTCGTGGTGTACCTCGGCGTCCCGTTGGCGACGCTGGGGTTCGCCGTCTACATCGACTCCGTCTCACAGCGGACCCGAGGCGCCGGCGCGGCGACGGAGTCGTACACGGACCCCCGGACGACCGCGCTGGGGGGTGGTGACGGGGACGGTGGCGGGCCCGAGCCGTTGGCGACGACGGGGTCGGTCGCCGTCGACGGCGCCGGTCGGCCGGTGGCCACGACCGACGGCGGGGAGGAGGCGGCGGCCGACGGCGGGACGGTGACGGAGGAGACGACGGCGGATCGGTGGGCGGAGAGTCGACAGCGGCTGGCGGCGTACGACGCCGTCGAGTCGTACCTGTCGTTGCTGCGCCGGCCGGGGCGACTCCTCCGCGAACGGCCGTCCGTGACGGCGTGGGTGACGGTTCCGGTGGCGCTCGTCTGGATCCTCGTCCGGGCGGGTGCGGTGCCGGCGGATCCGCTCGCGGCCGCCCGGACGCTCGACAGCCCAGTCGTGGAGGGGCTCGTCTCCGTGATCGGGGTGTACGCGGCCGTCTACGAGTACGAGAGCAGACGCACCAAACGGATCGAGTCGGCGGTGCCGGACTTCCTAGACCGGATGGCGTCCGTCAACGACGCCGGAATGTCCGTCGTGGAGAGCGTGGAGACGCTGTCGCGCGACGACGTGGGGGCGCTCACGCCGGAGCTACGCCGGACCTGGCGCGACGTGGAGTGGGGCGCCGACCTGGCGACGGCGCTCCACCGTCTCCGAGAACGAGTCAACTCCGTGATGATGACCCGGGCAGTCGCCCTGACGACGAACGCCGTGGCCGCCAGCGGCGACGTGGCGCCGGTGATGGAGATCGCGGCCGACGAGGCCCGCTCTACCCAGCAGCTCCGCCGGGAGCGCCGGCAGGTGATGGCGACGTACATGATCGTGATCTACGTCTCCTTCTTCGTGTTCCTGGCCATCGTCGGCGCGCTGACGGCGTCGTTCCTGCCGGCCATCGAGAGCGCGGAGCTGGGCGGCTCGCTGCCCGGCGGCGGCTCCGTCCCCGGGGTCGGCGGCGGCGCCGGGGCGCTGTCGGGGATCCAGAACGTGAACTCGGCGCAGTACGTCGTCCTGTTCTTCCACGCGGCCGTCGTCCAGGGGCTGTCCTCGGGCCTCATCGCCGGGCAACTGGGCGAGGGGAACGTCCGCGACGGAGCGAAACACGTCACACTGATGTTGGCCGTCGCCTACGTGGTGTTCACGTACGTGGTCTGAATGGCAGGGTTCGACGGAGACGAACAGACGGGACAGTCCGGCGGAGACGCGACAGGACGGCGACGCGCGGTCGCGGAGACGTACGACCGAATCGCAGACCACTTCGCCGAGACCCGCCACCACCCGTGGCCGGAGGTGCGGGAGTTCCTGGCGGACCGCGAGGGAACCGTCGGGCTGGATCTGGGCGCCGGCAACGGTCGCCACGCCGAGCTGTTGGCCGAGCGGACGGACCGCGTGGTGGCCCTCGACGCGAGTCGGGCGTTGCTGGCGGTCGCCCGCGAGCGGGCCACGGAGCGGGAGTACGACGACCGGCTCGCGGCCGTCGCGGGCGACGCCGTCCGACTCCCGGTCCGGACGGACAGCGTCGAGTTGGGGGTGTACGTCGCCACGCTCCACCACGTCCCGACGCGGACCGACCGCGTGGCGTCGCTGTCGGAGTTGGCCCGCGTGCTCGCGCCCGACGGCGTCGCGGTCGTCTCCGTCTGGAGCACGGCCCACGACCGATTCGACCGCGAGGAGGGGTTCGACACGACCGTCGACTGGACGCTCCCCGGCGGCGAGACGGTCCCGCGGTACTACCACGTGTACGACCCCGCGGAGTTCCGGGCGGACCTGGCCGACAGCCGGCTGACCGTCCGTTCGACGCGGGTTTCGAGCGGCAACTGCTACGCGGTCGTCACGACGAGCCGGGAGGAAGACACTTGTAGCCGGCCCGCGTAGGATCACGGTATGCGTCAACGCATCACACGGACGGTCGACAGGGCGAAGTACGCGGCGGTCGGCGGCGCCGTCGGCGGTGCGGTCGGGGGACTGTTCGGCCGGAACGCGGCCTCCAGCGGCGCGGCCGCGGGGGCACTCGTGGGCGCGACCGTCGGCGAGAAACGGGCGACCGTGGACGCCGTCGTGGAGCGCAGCGGCGTGGACGGCCTCGTTCGGCGGGCACGCGACACCGCGCGAGAACGGGCGAGCCGACGCGCCGAGTCGGAGTAGCCCCGGCGGGCGGTCGTCACGAACCGACACTCCGAGGGAGACTTTTTGTGTGTTCGACGGACACACAGCAGACGATGTCAGTGACGCCCGGCGGTGATCGACGGTGAACGAACACGTGAGACAGCTGGCCGAGACACTGCGGCGGTCGTTCGTCCCTCTCGACGGAGTCGCGCGGGTCGTGACGGCGCTCGGCGGCGCGTTCGTCGTCGTTCGGGCACTCGTCGCCAGCCTCCAGGTGTGTTCGGCGGGGACGAACTGTCCGCCGGTCGTCACCTCGGAGACGGCGGTGTCCGTGTTGTTCGGCGTGACGCTCCTGTACGTCGCCGCCCGGTTCGACCCGCAGTGAGCCGTCACGGGAGTCGCCGCCGCGAAGGGTGTGTTCGCCCGAACTGTCGGCCTGTCACTCGTTCTCGTCGCCCCCGACTCGGAAGCCACAATACCACCCGGTCGTGAAGGGGGGGTATGAGTGCAGAGCCGTTCGCCTGGGACGGGGGAGAGGTCCGTCCGGGCGAGACGGAACACGTCCGGTTCCCCGTCAGCGAGACGTACCTGGGCGACCCGGTGGAGACGCCCGTGACGGTCGTCTGCGGGGAACGACCCGGACCGACGGCGTTTCTGACCGCGGCCGTCCACGGGGACGAACTGAACGGGGTCGAAGTGGTGCGGGAGGTGGCCCACGACTGGAACCACGCCGACGTCCACGGCACACTCGTCTGTCTGCCGGTCGTCAACACGCAGGGGTTCGTCTCACAGGAGCGGTACCTCCCGGTGCAGGACCGGGATCTGAACCGTGCGTTCCCGGGGAGCCCCGACTCGACGGGTGCGAAACGCATCGCCCACCGGATTTACGAGCAGTTCCTCTCACAGTGTGACTTCGGGGTCGACTTCCACACCTCCACGCGCGGGCGGTCGAACATGTTCCACGTCCGAGCGGACATGAACGACGAGGACGTGGCACGGCTGGCGCGCGCCTTCGGGACGAACATGATCATGGACACGGACGGCTCCGAGGGGATGCTCCGCCGGGAGCTGTCGGAGGCAGGCGTGCCGACGATCACGGTGGAGATGGGTGAGGCCCACCGGTTCGAGCGCCACCTGATCGACCACGCGCTCGCGGGCGTCGAGAGCGTGTTCGGGGAGTACGGCGTGTTCCCGGACCGCGAGGTACGGTGGCCGGGGTGGCGCACCACCGTCTCCGGCTGGGAGGAGAAGACCTGGCTCCGGGCCGACGTCGGCGGCATCGTCGAGGTCCACGCCGACCGCGGCGGGCTCGTCCACGGTGGCGACCGGGTGTGTACGATCACGAACCCGTTCAAGACGGAGAAGACGGTCGTCGAGGCGCCGTTCACCGGCGTCGTCGTCGGCGTGCTGGAGAACCCGGTCGTCTCCCCCGGCAACCCCCTGTGTCACCTCGCCAGCGTCGAGGACGACACCCGACAGGCCATCGAACACGCCCGCAACGGCGACGGCGACCCCGCAGGCGACGTACCCGCCGCCTCCGAGTGACAACGGCGACGAATCCCGCGCCACCGGGCCCGTTCCGGCGGCGACGAATCCCGCGCCACCGGGCCCGTTCCGGCGGCGACGAATCCCGCGCCACCGGGCCCGTTCCGGCGGCGACGAATCCCGCGCCACCGAGACCGTTCCGGTGGCGACGAACCTCCCAACCACGTTTTCTTCTTCGCAAGGTACTTTTTCGCTCACCGTAAATGTCCCTTCATGAGTTCGTCGTCGACGGCCGAGCGCGTCCTCGACGCCCTCGAGGCCGACGCGCAGGCCTCTCACGCCGAGATTGCGGAGCGTGCGGGGGTGTCGAAGCCGACTGTCAGGAAGTACATCGACCAACTGGAGGACGACGGGGTGGTCGTCGGTTACTCCGCCGAGGTCGACCCCAAGAAGCTCTCCGGCCGCACGATCGCGTTCGTCGGGGTCGAAGCCGAGAGCGACCGCTACGTCGAGGCCACCCGGGGGCTCAAGTCCCTCGACGCGATCGAACGACTGTACACCTCCTCGGGCGATCACATGTTCATGGCCGAGGTGCGCGCCGCGGACGGCGAGGACCTCGGCGTGGTGATCGACGAGGAGGTGCTCGCCGTCGAGGGCGTCGAAGCCGCCCACCCGTCCGTTCTCCAGGAGCGTCTGAAGTGAGTGTCGTCGACAGCCTCCCGACGCGTCCGCTGTCGGACGCGACCGTCTCGAGGCTCAACCGTTCGGAGCCGGTGACGCTCGCGGTCGCCGTCGACACCGACGCGGGTGGCTCCGACGACGACCCGACCGACGAAACGAGTGACGACACGGACGACACCCGTGGCCTGCTCGTCGCCACCGACGAGTGGGTGCGCGGGCTGGCGTTCGACGACGGCTGGCGGGTCGTCCACGCCGTCGACTACCGGGCCGGCGACGACGGCGAGGGTCGCTACGAGGCGCTCCGCGAGTGTGAGACTGCCGTCCGGGAGACGCTGTAGCGACGGTCGGCTCCGCCTCTCGTGTTCGCCGGCCGCGTCGTCCGGTCGTGTCGTGCTCGCCGGGGTGACGCCTCCGACGACTCAGTCGTCGTCTTCGTAGGCTCCCTCGGCGCGGAGCCGGCCGGCACGCTCCAACACCGCCGGAGTGCGACAGACGCCCGCCTCGCCGGCGGCCTGCGGGACGACACAGTTGTTACAGTTCTCACAGACGACGGCGGCCCCGTCGTCGTTCAGCAGTCGAGCGGGGAGCCGCGGCTCGGCGTAGAACGGGCGGGCCATCCCGACGGCGTCACAGGCGTCACCCAGCAACGAGTCGATCCGAGGGCGCTCGCGCACACCGCCCTCTAGCAGCACGGGCACGTCCACACGGTCCCGGACCCGCCGACAGAGGTCGGCGTTCCAGGCCGGCTCGAAGTCGAACTGGAACGACTCGACCCAGTTCGCGGCCGCGACTGCGGCGGCCCGCAGCCGCGAGCCGAAGGCGTCCGTGTAGCCGTCGCGGTGACGCTCCGCCCGCCAGGCCGCGTCCGGGAACTCCCCACGGATGACCGACATGTCCCAGAACACGGAGCCGTTCACCGGGACGAGCGCGTCGTAGCCGGCCGCCGCGAGCCGCTGACAGAGTCTGACGGTCTCGGCGACGGAGCGGCGCCGCCGGACGAACGGCGGCGCCTCCGTCTCCGCGGGCACCTTCGTCATCACGGGCACGTCGCCGGCCCGGTCGCGGATCTCGGCGAGCACGACCTCGAAGAACCGCCCGAGGTCGCCGAACTCGTCGTCACGGCGGTTGTAGAACGGGGAGCAGAACTGGTGGACGATGCCCATGTTGGCGCCCGCGAGGTGGATCAGGTCGTAGCCGGCGTCGACGGCCCGGGCGGCTGCCCGGCCGAAGTCCGCCGCCAGCTCGTACACCTCTGCCGTCGACAGGACGTGTGCGTCGTAGGCGACGAACCCCGCCCGTTCGAGCGCCCGCAGCTGCCAGGGCGGTTCCGAGACGGCCAACTGCCGCAGATCCGGGTGTTCGCGGCGGTACTCTCGGTGCCAGGTCTCCATCGAGCGGAGTCCGCCGTGCTCCAACTGGATCGCAATCCGGGCGCCGTGGCGGTGGACGGCGTCCGTCAGCCGCTCCAGTTCGGCGACGAACTCGGGGTCGTGGACGCGGGTCATCCCCGGGGCCGCACAGCCGCCCCGCTCGCGGACGATGGTCGCCCCCTGACAGAGCAGGCCGGCGCCGCTCGCGGCCGCCGGCTCCAGGTCCGCGATCAGTGCGTCGACGGCCTCCGGGCCGTTGCCGGCACACTCCAGCAGTGGCGCACGGTACAGTCGGTTGGGGAGTCGCACGCCGCCGACGGACAACGGGGTCTCCAGCGTGGGGGAAGGCGAGCCGTCAGACATCCGATCTGCCGGGGGTCGGGAGCGCGTGGGCTTGAGGGTTCCGTCGCCTCGACATCCTCCCACGGCTGGAGCCGTGGGATTCCTCCGGTTGGGACGTTGGCTATGCCGCACCCACGGAGGCAAGTTTCCCGTCGCCGGTACTGCGGTTTGTGCGCTTCTCGTCGGGACTTCTCCTCTCGGGAGAGTGTGGTGCCTCCGACCAGTTGTGGTCGTCCCACTCGAGACGCACGGGCCGTGCCACCGACCCGACCTCGGGTCGGCCAGTCTGTCGTTTGAGGAGCGTGCGAGACGCGCACAGGTCCGCGTGGGCTTCGTGACCGCACGGACACCGGAACACGTCGCCGTCCCGACCTGTACTGTCCTGTTCGCCACACGCCGGGCAGGTCCGGGTCGTATCGGCTTCTGAGTGCACCTCGACGGTGGTACCGTATTCTTCAGCGGTATGCGATAGCCGCTCGACAGACGCCCCGAACGCCCAAAACTGGTGGGTCCTTTCGTTCACCTCGGCGCACCAGTGCGTCGAGAGAACGTCCGTGAGGTCGCCCACGTACACGGTAGCGACCCCTCTGCGTAGAGCCGTTCTATCAGGTCCCGAACCAGTGCATACTGTGCGTGGTCGCGCCGTCGCGTCGTTCGTAGCTCGCGGCCATCGTGCTTGTTGCCCCGGTAGCCTGGCGGGGTCGTATCCTCGCCGTTCTCGCGGGCAGCAAAAAGGACTGCCACGTCGATTTGTTCTTCTGAATCACCCGTTGTGCGGTGGCAGAGCCGAGAACGTCGACGTACTGCTTCCGGTAGTCGTCGGTGTCTCACACACTCTCGCCGTCGAAGAGTTGCTGGCGGCGCTCGTAATTCAACTCGTTCCACTGAATAGTCGGGCTGTCGCTCGGACCCACCCGTGAACGGGTGGGCTTCCGCTCGCTACGTGTCACTCCGCGTCGGCCGGGTCGGCGTACCACAGCAGTCGGTCACACTCCGGACACAGCAGCGCCGAGACGGACCGGCGTTCGTCGACGCCGAGCCGGCCGAGCAGCCCCTCCTGTCTGTCCCCCGTCTTCACGTGTGGGTTGTAGGCGTCGGACATTCCGAACTCTACGGGCTCCAGGCGGACGTTACAGTCTGGACAGCGTCGTTCGGTCACAGACGCGTCTGTGTACCCCCGGGAGTTGGCTCTGTCGGGCGGTGGCGCCACGAGAGACACCGTCGTGCGAGCGTGTCGAGGGACGCCGTCGGTGCCTCCCGTCGCGTGACGTATCGCCGAGTCGTCACGAGACACGCCAGCCCCGCCACAAGACACACAGTACACCCGGACGGATCAGCCGTCACAGCATGAAGAAAGTCATCGCCAGCGTCGGTATCGGCAACGCGTCCGTCGACACGGTCCTCCCGTCGGAGACGGTCGTCCCCGGAGAGACAGTCACTGCGGACGTACAGATCGCCGGCGGCGACGTCCAACAGGAGGTGGGTAGCGTCAGGATCGAGATCGAGACCCGGTATCTCACGGAGGAGGGCTACCGCGAGGTGGACTTGGATCGGTTCGTCGTCGCGGAAGACCTCGTGATCGAGCCGGACGAGGAGACCGTCCGAGAGACGACGTTCCAGGTACCGTACCACACCCCGGTGACG belongs to Halobaculum sp. MBLA0143 and includes:
- a CDS encoding succinylglutamate desuccinylase/aspartoacylase family protein; amino-acid sequence: MSAEPFAWDGGEVRPGETEHVRFPVSETYLGDPVETPVTVVCGERPGPTAFLTAAVHGDELNGVEVVREVAHDWNHADVHGTLVCLPVVNTQGFVSQERYLPVQDRDLNRAFPGSPDSTGAKRIAHRIYEQFLSQCDFGVDFHTSTRGRSNMFHVRADMNDEDVARLARAFGTNMIMDTDGSEGMLRRELSEAGVPTITVEMGEAHRFERHLIDHALAGVESVFGEYGVFPDREVRWPGWRTTVSGWEEKTWLRADVGGIVEVHADRGGLVHGGDRVCTITNPFKTEKTVVEAPFTGVVVGVLENPVVSPGNPLCHLASVEDDTRQAIEHARNGDGDPAGDVPAASE
- a CDS encoding NADH:flavin oxidoreductase — protein: MSDGSPSPTLETPLSVGGVRLPNRLYRAPLLECAGNGPEAVDALIADLEPAAASGAGLLCQGATIVRERGGCAAPGMTRVHDPEFVAELERLTDAVHRHGARIAIQLEHGGLRSMETWHREYRREHPDLRQLAVSEPPWQLRALERAGFVAYDAHVLSTAEVYELAADFGRAAARAVDAGYDLIHLAGANMGIVHQFCSPFYNRRDDEFGDLGRFFEVVLAEIRDRAGDVPVMTKVPAETEAPPFVRRRRSVAETVRLCQRLAAAGYDALVPVNGSVFWDMSVIRGEFPDAAWRAERHRDGYTDAFGSRLRAAAVAAANWVESFQFDFEPAWNADLCRRVRDRVDVPVLLEGGVRERPRIDSLLGDACDAVGMARPFYAEPRLPARLLNDDGAAVVCENCNNCVVPQAAGEAGVCRTPAVLERAGRLRAEGAYEDDD
- a CDS encoding type II secretion system F family protein, whose translation is MVLWLLPLVGALGLLVPLVLAQFDDDVEVFLTRVAVTFFGQYVARESDRKRDQQRRMRAAHVGDTHRSFAAQTLLFAAVLGLVGSVLGVYVIAGGLFALQVGGEAIAARLPPALSFVGEFDTVSDLGVVQLFPLLLVSSATFGTLFGAGTYYGRWLLVDNTAYARAGKIEATLPRTVAFVYALSRSGMAFPKVMNTLADNEDVYGEAARELGVAVREMETLGADPITAMDRLSERTPSDNMSEFAGNLSSVLGSGRNLSEFLRNQYQRYQDEAESQQEQYLEILSTMAEAYVTVLVAGPLFLITILVVIGLVLGQNTMVVLRFVVYLGVPLATLGFAVYIDSVSQRTRGAGAATESYTDPRTTALGGGDGDGGGPEPLATTGSVAVDGAGRPVATTDGGEEAAADGGTVTEETTADRWAESRQRLAAYDAVESYLSLLRRPGRLLRERPSVTAWVTVPVALVWILVRAGAVPADPLAAARTLDSPVVEGLVSVIGVYAAVYEYESRRTKRIESAVPDFLDRMASVNDAGMSVVESVETLSRDDVGALTPELRRTWRDVEWGADLATALHRLRERVNSVMMTRAVALTTNAVAASGDVAPVMEIAADEARSTQQLRRERRQVMATYMIVIYVSFFVFLAIVGALTASFLPAIESAELGGSLPGGGSVPGVGGGAGALSGIQNVNSAQYVVLFFHAAVVQGLSSGLIAGQLGEGNVRDGAKHVTLMLAVAYVVFTYVV
- a CDS encoding class I SAM-dependent methyltransferase encodes the protein MAGFDGDEQTGQSGGDATGRRRAVAETYDRIADHFAETRHHPWPEVREFLADREGTVGLDLGAGNGRHAELLAERTDRVVALDASRALLAVARERATEREYDDRLAAVAGDAVRLPVRTDSVELGVYVATLHHVPTRTDRVASLSELARVLAPDGVAVVSVWSTAHDRFDREEGFDTTVDWTLPGGETVPRYYHVYDPAEFRADLADSRLTVRSTRVSSGNCYAVVTTSREEDTCSRPA
- a CDS encoding winged helix-turn-helix transcriptional regulator, producing the protein MSSSSTAERVLDALEADAQASHAEIAERAGVSKPTVRKYIDQLEDDGVVVGYSAEVDPKKLSGRTIAFVGVEAESDRYVEATRGLKSLDAIERLYTSSGDHMFMAEVRAADGEDLGVVIDEEVLAVEGVEAAHPSVLQERLK